Proteins from a genomic interval of Xylocopa sonorina isolate GNS202 chromosome 4, iyXylSono1_principal, whole genome shotgun sequence:
- the Toll-7 gene encoding toll-like receptor 7, whose translation MTARNVFLTLINAAFLCLASTILSESVGSSCKWLSEGGNDTRSADCTLRVLDPGAITSLVGSLDGALKLRIRCSDVHHFESSFNAQSWQRLTGLHELHVHGCKVLRVPEGAFQPLLELKKLTVQTFNAVWGASRFLELAPNSFLGLRELHTLEIVESNVQALPVNLLCGLDNLQTLNLTGNRLRDLNDIGLNRRDGNESDGSGESCRADVRILDLSRNDMKRLQENSPLLGLRQLQELHLQRNAIVEIAGDALSSLAALRTFNASYNSLDSLPEGLFASTRDLREIHLAYNGLRDLPKSIFTQLEQLLVLNLAGNRLGSNRVDETTFLGLIRLIILDLSYNMLTHIDAHMFKDLFFLQILDLRNNSIDRIESNAFLPLYNLHTLELSDNKLRTVGAQLFNGLFVLNRLTLSGNAIASIDPLAFRNCSDLKELDLSGNELTSVPDALRDLALLKTLDLGENRISNFYNGSFRNLDQLTGLRLIGNDIGNLSRGMLWDLPNLQILNLARNKVQHVERYAFERNIRLEAIRLDGNFLSDINGVFTSITSLLLLNLSENHIEWFDYAFIPGNLKWLDIHGNFIESLGNYYEIPDSKVKTLDASHNRITELSPMSVPDSVELLFINNNYISVVRSNTFRNKVNLTRVDMYANMIETMELTSLLLTKVPEDRPLPEFYIGGNPFNCNCSMDWLPAINNQTSTREYPRIMDLDNAMCRTTGPRGVAIVPASTARSEQFLCRYEAHCFALCHCCDFDACDCEMTCPAGCKCYNDRTWNTNAVDCSGLGVEEIPRRIPMDATEVYLDGNVLRELQNHVFIGRKNMRVLYVNASGIESIQNRTFNGLNNLQILHLEDNRIRELKGFEFERLSHLRELYLQNNLIGFIGNLTFLPLRSLEILRLSGNRLVTFPVWQVTLNARLVELSLGSNPWSCRCKFLQELSSWVSDNAHKVVDASDVWCYYGGDARPAYRRRLNVNETVCSDYFSQGGVIESIMISDYLPVVAATMSAMLVLLVIIVLMVIFREPVAAWAYSKYGLRFLRAKPGKTTGTAAMAATAPMAPCCDTDRDRLYDCYVCYSPNDEHFVLHTLAVELERGAAGLRLCLHHRDLPCVLRTSASSPVVLEAVDASRRVLIILTRNFLQTEWSRYEFRAALHEALHDRTTQLIIVQAGQCPEVDRDPELRPYLRTAAAILTWGEKRFWERLRYAIPPANTLGDISMESKSSPLVYKRNINTYTLDGVASEKTSMSTLRAQERQRALFKDSSPTTALMLQHAPPAYSCGTVPQQQPPPSSPQPRLTVNHAYRDAVTLPGSNLIATNTMASSGSSEDHRRPLSEHIYSSIDSDYSTLERTAWRQQQPPPPPPPPSSGQAYLV comes from the coding sequence ATGACAGCGAGGAATGTTTTTCTGACGCTGATCAACGCGGCCTTCCTCTGCCTCGCATCGACGATACTCTCGGAATCGGTCGGCTCCTCTTGCAAGTGGTTGTCCGAGGGTGGGAACGATACGCGCTCCGCGGACTGCACCCTTCGCGTGCTGGATCCAGGCGCGATCACGAGCCTGGTCGGCTCTCTCGACGGGGCTCTCAAGCTACGGATACGATGCAGCGACGTCCATCACTTCGAGAGCAGCTTCAACGCGCAGAGCTGGCAACGTCTTACCGGTCTGCACGAGCTCCACGTGCACGGTTGTAAAGTGCTGCGAGTACCGGAGGGCGCCTTCCAGCCGCTCCTCGAACTGAAGAAGCTGACCGTGCAAACGTTCAACGCGGTATGGGGCGCCAGCCGTTTCCTCGAGCTCGCCCCGAACTCTTTCCTCGGGCTCCGCGAGTTGCACACGCTCGAGATCGTCGAGAGCAACGTGCAAGCGTTACCGGTGAACCTCCTCTGCGGGCTGGACAATCTTCAGACGTTGAATCTAACCGGGAACCGTTTGCGCGACTTGAACGACATCGGCTTGAACCGACGAGACGGGAACGAATCCGACGGTAGCGGCGAATCGTGCCGCGCGGACGTTCGCATCTTGGATCTGTCGCGGAACGACATGAAACGACTGCAGGAGAACAGCCCGTTGCTGGGCCTGCGGCAGCTCCAAGAGCTGCACCTGCAACGGAACGCGATCGTCGAAATAGCCGGCGACGCGCTCTCGAGCCTCGCCGCGTTGCGTACCTTCAACGCCAGTTACAACTCGCTCGACTCGTTACCCGAGGGGCTGTTCGCAAGCACGAGGGACCTTCGCGAAATACACCTGGCGTACAATGGCCTTCGCGATCTACCAAAGAGTATATTCACTCAGCTGGAGCAGCTGCTGGTGCTGAATCTTGCCGGGAACCGACTCGGCAGCAATCGCGTCGACGAAACGACGTTCCTCGGTCTGATTCGTTTAATCATCCTCGACCTGTCTTACAACATGCTGACGCACATAGACGCGCACATGTTCAAAGATCTGTTCTTCCTGCAGATTCTCGATCTGCGGAACAACTCGATCGATCGGATCGAGAGCAACGCGTTCCTTCCGCTCTACAATCTGCACACCCTCGAGCTGTCCGATAACAAGCTACGCACCGTGGGAGCGCAACTGTTCAACGGGCTGTTCGTTCTGAATCGGCTGACGCTGTCCGGGAACGCGATCGCCAGCATCGACCCGCTCGCGTTTCGCAACTGTTCCGATCTGAAGGAGCTCGATCTGAGCGGTAACGAGCTTACGTCGGTGCCCGACGCGCTGCGCGACCTCGCTCTACTGAAGACCCTCGACCTAGGCGAGAACCGGATCAGCAATTTTTACAACGGCTCTTTCCGTAATCTCGATCAGCTAACCGGGCTGCGGCTAATCGGCAACGATATTGGCAATCTCTCGCGCGGCATGCTCTGGGACCTGCCGAACCTGCAGATCTTGAATCTGGCCAGGAACAAAGTGCAGCACGTCGAGAGATACGCGTTCGAACGAAACATACGGCTCGAGGCGATACGGCTCGACGGTAACTTCCTCTCGGACATAAACGGGGTTTTCACCAGCATCACCAGCCTGTTGTTGCTGAACCTCTCGGAGAATCACATCGAGTGGTTCGATTACGCCTTCATACCAGGCAATTTAAAATGGCTGGACATACACGGGAATTTCATCGAGAGCCTGGGGAACTACTACGAAATCCCGGACTCGAAGGTGAAAACGTTGGACGCGAGTCACAACCGTATCACAGAGCTCTCCCCGATGTCTGTCCCGGACAGCGTCGAGCTGCTCTTCATAAACAACAACTACATCAGCGTGGTGCGCTCGAACACGTTCAGGAACAAGGTGAATTTGACCAGGGTGGACATGTACGCGAACATGATCGAGACGATGGAGCTGACCTCGTTGCTGCTGACCAAAGTGCCGGAGGACCGGCCGCTGCCCGAGTTCTACATAGGCGGGAACCCGTTCAATTGCAACTGCTCGATGGACTGGCTGCCGGCGATCAACAATCAGACGTCGACCAGGGAGTATCCGCGGATCATGGACCTGGACAACGCGATGTGCCGCACGACAGGGCCACGTGGCGTCGCGATCGTCCCCGCATCGACGGCCCGGTCCGAGCAGTTCCTCTGCCGTTACGAGGCCCATTGTTTCGCTCTATGCCATTGTTGTGATTTCGACGCGTGCGACTGCGAGATGACTTGCCCTGCCGGCTGCAAATGCTACAACGACCGCACGTGGAACACGAACGCGGTGGACTGTTCCGGGCTCGGTGTCGAGGAGATACCGCGGCGCATACCGATGGACGCGACCGAGGTTTATCTGGACGGGAACGTGTTGCGCGAGCTGCAGAACCACGTCTTTATCGGCCGCAAGAATATGCGCGTGCTTTACGTGAACGCGAGCGGGATCGAGTCGATACAAAATCGCACGTTCAACGGGCTGAACAATCTGCAGATCCTCCACCTGGAGGACAATCGGATACGCGAGCTGAAGGGGTTCGAGTTCGAGCGTCTGTCCCACCTGCGCGAACTTTATCTGCAGAACAATCTGATCGGGTTCATCGGTAACCTGACCTTCCTGCCGTTACGCTCGCTCGAGATATTAAGGCTCAGCGGGAATCGATTGGTCACTTTCCCGGTGTGGCAGGTCACCCTGAACGCGCGGCTCGTCGAGCTCTCCCTAGGCAGCAATCCGTGGTCCTGTCGCTGCAAGTTCTTGCAAGAGCTATCCTCCTGGGTGTCCGACAACGCGCACAAAGTGGTCGACGCGAGCGACGTTTGGTGCTACTACGGCGGTGACGCAAGGCCGGCTTACCGGCGCCGATTGAACGTCAACGAGACGGTCTGTTCCGATTACTTTTCTCAGGGGGGCGTGATCGAGAGCATCATGATCTCCGATTATCTGCCGGTGGTTGCCGCCACGATGTCCGCGATGCTCGTCCTCCTCGTGATCATCGTACTGATGGTCATATTCCGCGAGCCGGTCGCCGCTTGGGCGTATTCCAAGTACGGGTTACGATTCCTCCGCGCGAAGCCGGGCAAAACGACTGGGACTGCTGCGATGGCAGCCACGGCGCCGATGGCCCCGTGCTGCGACACCGATCGTGACCGCCTTTACGATTGCTACGTTTGTTACAGCCCGAACGACGAACATTTCGTGCTCCACACGTTGGCCGTCGAGCTCGAACGCGGTGCCGCGGGCCTCAGGCTCTGTTTGCATCATCGCGATTTACCATGCGTCCTCCGTACTTCCGCCTCGTCGCCGGTCGTCCTCGAAGCGGtcgacgcgtcgcgacgcgtcctGATCATTCTCACCCGTAACTTCTTGCAAACCGAATGGTCTCGTTACGAATTCCGCGCGGCGCTTCACGAGGCGCTCCACGACCGGACGACGCAACTGATCATCGTGCAGGCTGGCCAGTGCCCGGAAGTGGACCGCGACCCCGAGCTGCGACCGTATCTTCGAACCGCCGCCGCGATCCTCACCTGGGGCGAGAAAAGGTTCTGGGAGCGTCTTCGGTACGCGATACCACCGGCGAACACGCTTGGCGACATATCGATGGAGAGCAAATCGTCGCCGCTCGTCTACAAGCGTAACATAAACACGTACACGCTCGACGGCGTCGCTAGCGAGAAGACGAGCATGTCGACGCTACGCGCGCAGGAACGACAGCGCGCCCTGTTCAAAGACTCCTCGCCGACGACCGCGTTAATGTTGCAACACGCGCCGCCCGCTTATTCCTGCGGTACCGTGCCGCAGCAACAACCGCCACCCTCGTCGCCGCAGCCCAGGCTGACCGTCAATCACGCCTACCGGGATGCGGTCACCCTGCCGGGTAGCAATCTTATCGCGACGAACACGATGGCCAGCAGCGGCAGCAGCGAGGATCACAGGAGACCCCTGTCCGAGCATATATACTCGTCGATCGACTCGGATTATTCGACGCTGGAGAGAACCGCCTGGAGACAGCAacaaccgccgccgccgccgccaccgccgtcaTCCGGCCAGGCCTATCTCGTCTAG